Proteins from a genomic interval of Trifolium pratense cultivar HEN17-A07 linkage group LG6, ARS_RC_1.1, whole genome shotgun sequence:
- the LOC123889963 gene encoding nucleolar complex protein 3 homolog — translation MGKKQKSQQILLPPDLPPEIPDEEVEFSDDDVKFVNENRAYASLLSNLDTQSITKHVTRVADAKEDALEKLYEQRRQKTALKKEKEETGLQVDRVDALPVKTLDGKVYYRTATKTAPVNAPSEEETGEDGNEDMGLVKLTKAEKRAKLKKIRKEGKKQGKEVAKEELEEVPQAAVLAAVKEDLKVEEDFESKKCKLAEFGNALLTDPESNIKFLKEMVQISKDNDDTIVKLGLLSLLAVFRDIIPGYRIRLPTEKEQEMKVSKTVKKMRFYESTLLSAYKTYLQRLIALEKKPLFQLVAVRCICSLLDSNPHFNFRETLLDATIRNISSSNETIRQLCCSTIKSLFTNEGKHGGEATVEAVRLISYKVKDHNCQLHPDSIEVFLSLSFDEDLAKAEKMDKDQKFKNKKGKKRKNAEASNQLPENDRKKSRQDSISKTREEVEAEYKAASFTKDAMEKRQMQTQTLSAVFETYFRILKHTMQSIVARPEANPGVLSATVGVEPHPLLDPCLKGLAKFSHLIDLDFLGDLMNHLKILASGGSKSGNTSEIFPKSLTVSERLQCCIVAFKVMRTNLDALNVDLQDFTVHLYNLVLEYRPGRDQGEVLAEALKIMLCDDRQHDMQKAAAFIKRLATLSLCVGSADTMAALVTVKHLLLKNLKCRNLLENDTGGGSVSGTIPKYLPYSTDPNLSGALASVLWEVCLLSKHYHPTISAMATGISSMSTENQVFLSKSSPQQAFKDMSIDQELCFEQSGSIKLNNKKRRLTNATSNSIGSTTVTSSFNEDDLRKKFSSHFMVLHDIKENEKLRSKLDKTAKSLQLFEQYKEQKKKRSKPSS, via the exons ATGGGCAAGAAACAGAAGTCGCAGCAGATTCTTCTTCCGCCGGACCTCCCACCGGAGATTCCTGACGAAGAAGTTGAGTTTTCCGACGACGACGTTAAATTCGTCAACGAAAATCGCGCCTATGCTTCTTTGCTTTCTAACTTGGACACTCAATCAATCACCAA GCATGTTACACGGGTTGCTGATGCCAAAGAAGATGCTTTGGAGAAACTATATGAGCAACGCAGGCAAAAGACTGCtctcaagaaagaaaaagaagaaacagGTTTGCAGGTTGATCGAGTAGATGCTCTTCCAGTCAAGACATTAGATGGAAAAGTCTATTATCGAACAG CTACGAAGACGGCACCAGTAAATGCTCCAAGTGAAGAGGAAACTGGAGAGGATGGCAACGAAGACATGGGTTTAGTGAAGCTAACTAAGGCTGAAAAGAGAGCCAAACTTAAGAAAATTAGAAAAGAGGGAAAAAAACAAGGGAAAGAGGTGGCTAAAGAGGAACTGGAAGAAGTACCACAGGCAGCAGTTTTG GCTGCGGTTAAAGAAGATCTTAAAGTTGAAGAGGATTTTGAAAGTAAAAAGTGTAAACTTGCAGAGTTCGGAAATGCCTTGCTAACAGATCCAGAGTCCAATATTAAATTTCTGAAGGAAATGGTACAGATATCTAAAGACAATGATGACACCATTGTTAAACTTGGACTTCTATCCCTCTTGGCTGTTTTCAGAGATATTATACCTGG CTATCGAATCAGGCTTCCTACTGAAAAGGAACAAGAAATGAAGGTTTCAAAGACTGTTAAAAAGATGCGTTTTTATGAATCAACTCTCCTCTCTGCATACAAG ACTTACTTGCAAAGGTTGATAGCCTTAGAAAAGAAGCCTTTATTTCAGCTTGTCGCAGTTCGTTGTATTTGTTCTTTGCTTGATTCAAATCCCCATTTCAACTTTCGTGAAACCTTGTTGGATGCGACTATCAGAAACATAAGCTCCAGTAATGAGACCATAAG GCAACTTTGCTGTTCAACAATTAAGTCACTGTTTACAAATGAGGGTAAACATGGTGGTGAAGCTACTGTGGAGGCTGTGCGGTTGATTTCTTATAAGGTTAAAGATCATAATTGCCAGTTGCACCCTGATTCCATTGAG GTCTTCTTGTCTCTTTCATTTGATGAGGATCTTGCAAAGgctgaaaagatggataaggatcagaaatttaaaaacaagaaaggtaagaaaagaaaaaacgcGGAGGCATCAAATCAGTTGCCGGAAAATGACAGAAAGAAAAGTAGGCAAGACTCGATTTCTAAGACAAGAGAGGAG GTTGAAGCTGAATACAAGGCTGCTTCCTTTACCAAGGATGCTATGGAGAAGAGACAGATGCAAACACAAACACTCTCTGCTGTGTTTGAGACGTACTTTCGCATTTTGAAGCATACAATGCAGTCCATAGTTGCCAG GCCTGAAGCAAACCCTGGGGTACTTTCAGCTACAGTTGGAGTGGAACCCCACCCATTGCTAGATCCATGTCTTAAGGGATTGGCGAAATTTTCGCACCTGATTGACCTTGATTTCTTGGGTGATCTAATGAACCATTTGAAAATACTTGCTTCTGGAGGTAGCAAATCAGGCAACACATCTGAGATTTTTCCTAAAAGTCTGACCGTATCTGAACGCCTCCAATGTTGCATCGTTGCTTTTAAAGTGATGCGAACCAATCTTGATGCCTTGAATGTTGATTTACAAGACTTCACTGTCCATCTTTACAATCTTGTACTTGAATACAGGCCTGGAAG GGATCAAGGAGAGGTGTTAGCAGAAGCTTTGAAGATCATGTTGTGTGACGATAGGCAGCATGACATGCAAAAAGCGGCTGCTTTTATAAAACGTTTGGCTACATTGTCACTGTGCGTTGGATCTGCAGATACCATGGCTG CCTTGGTCACAGTAAAGCATCTCCTTCTGAAGAATCTCAAGTGCAGAAATCTGTTGGAAAATGACACTGGAGGGGGTTCTGTTTCTGGCACAATTCCG AAATATCTACCATATTCGACAGATCCTAATTTAAGTGGCGCCCTTGCCTCAGTGCTTTGGGAAGTTTGTCTTTTGTCCAAACACTATCATCCAACCATATCAGCAATGGCAACAGGCATTTCAAGCATGAGCACTGAAAACCAAGTCTTCCTCTCCAAGTCGTCTCCTCAACAAGCTTTCAAGGACATGTCTATTGACCAAGAACTATGTTTTGAACAAAGTGGtagtattaaattaaataacaagAAGAGACGATTGACCAATGCTACATCAAATTCCATTGGTTCCACAACAGTAACGAGTTCATTCAATGAAGATGACTTGCGAAAGAAATTTAGTTCCCATTTTATGGTTCTTCATGATATCAAGGAGAACGAAAAGTTGAGAAGTAAGTTGGATAAGACTGCAAAATCACTTCAGCTATTTGAACAATATAAGGAACAAAAGAAGAAACGATCAAAACCTAGTAGTTGA
- the LOC123891882 gene encoding uncharacterized protein LOC123891882 — MNLDVHWENTRISQKTYCSIKASCKQEHQIETKKRMKIDTVTGERKSRKRRSGGRSDSVEDTLEKWKNYNKQQQQKLGCGDNGAEKIHKVPAKGSRKGCMRGKGGPQNSDCNFRGVRQRIWGKWVAEIREPINGKHVGEKAHRLWLGTFSTAHEAALAYDKAAKAMYGPSARLNFPNGSPSPSSSGGSADSLNGEEDLAKVEELEGNLHQSDEENKILSKNFVADDDSVEESEEVMIVGTAQCQANKKCKKMVHQESYKNVKSEKPVESERLESKSENVLENSGIGECYHVQKEPIDSSINSGAACRPSDIAENGILVKNGETIRGSGEDLKSFEMSCNNNFFGNLHNILPDSNQRPDSEYFNIKTEASLAKKHKKEVIGHFLSHAQSQNEQNKNGGFGEMKSELKGLEFKLRGQSTDCKSDEAQIVPYMQGIHLSDGGTVGAIESISQVEALNNNTNKNTKLKERGNNGCALHGLSSGQSRKLSDLSQQLQRLGGYLPENWNNMQFADLEVGYDYSFLKPDYDFGLLEEKKLLDICFSHIGS, encoded by the exons ATGAATCTAGATGTGCATTGGGAAAATACAAGAATCAGCCAGAAAACATATTGTTCAATAAAAGCTAGCTGCAAACAAGAACACCAAATAGAGA CAAAAAAGCGTATGAAGATTGATACCGTTACTGG AGAAAGGAAATCGCGCAAGAGACGCAGTGGTGGAAGAAGTGATTCAGTGGAAGACACTCTTGAGAAGTGGAAGAACTACAACAAACAGCAACAACAAAAGCTTGGTTGTGGAGATAATGGAGCAGAAAAGATTCACAAAGTTCCTGCAAAAGGTTCAAGAAAAGGGTGCATGAGAGGTAAAGGTGGTCCTCAGAATTCAGATTGCAATTTCAGAGGAGTTAGACAGAGGATTTGGGGTAAATGGGTTGCTGAGATTCGCGAACCAATCAATGGTAAACATGTTGGTGAGAAAGCACATAGGCTTTGGCTTGGTACTTTCTCTACAGCACATGAAGCTGCTCTTGCTTATGATAAAGCAGCTAAGGCTATGTATGGACCTAGTGCTCGTTTGAATTTTCCTAATGGAtcaccatcaccatcatcaAGTGGTGGTTCTGCAGATTCTTTGAACGGCGAGGAGGATCTTGCAAAAGTTGAAGAGTTGGAGGGTAATCTTCATCagtctgatgaagagaataAGATTCTTTCTAAAAATTTTGTTGCTGATGATGACTCGGTAGAGGAATCGGAGGAAGTGATGATAGTTGGCACTGCCCAATGTCAAGCTAATAAGAAATGTAAGAAAATGGTTCATCAAGAGTCTTACAAGAATGTTAAGTCTGAAAAACCCGTGGAAAGCGAACGACTAGAGAGTAAATCAGAGAACGTTTTGGAAAATTCTGGCATAGGTGAGTGCTACCATGTGCAGAAGGAGCCTATAGATTCATCCATAAACTCGGGAGCTGCTTGTAGACCTTCTGATATAGCAGAAAATGGGATTTTGGTGAAGAATGGAGAAACAATAAGAGGATCGGGGGAGGATTTGAAATCCTTTGAGATGAGCTGCAACAATAATTTCTTTGGAAACCTGCACAATATTCTTCCAGATAGCAATCAAAGACCAGATTCTGagtattttaacataaaaaccGAGGCTTCTCTAGCGAAGAAACATAAGAAGGAAGTAATTGGACATTTCTTAAGCCATGCTCAGTCACAAAATGAGCAAAATAAAAATGGAGGTTTTGGTGAGATGAAAAGTGAGCTTAAGGGATTGGAATTCAAGCTGAGAGGCCAATCTACTGATTGTAAGAGTGATGAAGCACAAATAGTACCTTACATGCAGGGAATTCATCTGTCTGATGGTGGCACTGTTGGAGCAATTGAAAGCATATCCCAAGTTGAAGCTTTGAACAACAATACTAATAAAAACACTAAATTAAAAGAGAGAGGAAATAATGGATGTGCACTGCATGGATTAAGTTCAGGGCAAAGTAGGAAGCTGAGTGATCTTTCTCAGCAGCTGCAAAGATTGGGTGGTTACTTGCCTGAAAATTGGAATAATATGCAGTTTGCAGATCTTGAAGTTGGTTATGATTATAGTTTCTTAAAACCTGATTATGATTTTGGTTTATTAGAAGAGAAGAAGTTACTAGATATATGTTTTTCACATATAGGATCTTGA